The following proteins come from a genomic window of Achromobacter deleyi:
- a CDS encoding aspartate/glutamate racemase family protein, with translation MAGAAFALRLAALTPADADQQHIPTLLRNDPRIPDRSSAYMAGGENPLPYMVEGVRFLERAGAQLIAIPCNTAHLWYDDIAAATERPVLHIIQAVIDDLRRLGLHQGRIGLMGTAATLKLGLYQRHLEAQGYECIVPDDDEVERYCMASIRAVKGNQLEAAFAPAAECIARLKARGADAVVLGCTELPLAVPHALRPSLGITLTDSIDALARAAIAHYLADQPEQRIAA, from the coding sequence ATGGCCGGCGCCGCCTTCGCGCTCCGCCTCGCGGCGCTCACGCCCGCCGACGCGGACCAGCAGCACATCCCCACCCTGCTTCGCAACGATCCGCGCATCCCCGATCGTTCCAGCGCCTACATGGCCGGCGGCGAGAACCCCCTGCCCTACATGGTCGAAGGCGTGCGTTTCCTGGAACGCGCCGGCGCCCAGCTCATCGCCATCCCCTGCAACACCGCGCACCTCTGGTACGACGACATCGCCGCCGCCACCGAACGCCCCGTGCTGCACATCATCCAGGCCGTCATCGACGACCTGCGCCGCCTCGGCCTGCACCAGGGCCGCATCGGCCTGATGGGCACCGCCGCCACGCTCAAGCTCGGCCTCTACCAGCGCCATCTCGAAGCCCAGGGCTACGAATGCATCGTCCCCGACGACGATGAAGTCGAACGCTACTGCATGGCCTCGATCCGCGCCGTCAAGGGCAACCAGCTCGAAGCCGCCTTCGCCCCCGCCGCCGAATGCATCGCCCGCCTCAAGGCCCGCGGCGCCGACGCCGTCGTCCTGGGCTGCACCGAGCTCCCCCTGGCCGTCCCCCACGCCCTGCGCCCCAGCCTGGGCATCACCCTGACCGACTCCATCGACGCCCTGGCCCGCGCCGCCATCGCCCACTACCTGGCTGACCAGCCCGAGCAACGCATCGCGGCGTAA
- a CDS encoding ABC transporter ATP-binding protein — MLKLENIHTFYGAIQALNGVSVDVNKGEIVTLIGANGAGKTTLLMTVCGNPRAKEGKITFEGEDITHKDTHHIMRNGIAISPEGRRVFKDLTVAENLMMGGFFAKREEIQVGIEHVYGLFPRLKERASQRAGLMSGGEQQMLAIGRALMTRPRLLLLDEPTLGLAPLVIAQIFDIIREIREQGVTVFLVEQNANKALQVADRGYVLENGRVVLQDTGANLLVNDQVRKAYLGG; from the coding sequence ATGCTGAAGCTGGAAAACATTCACACGTTCTATGGCGCCATCCAGGCGCTGAACGGCGTGTCGGTGGACGTCAACAAGGGCGAGATCGTGACCCTGATCGGCGCCAACGGCGCCGGCAAGACCACGCTGCTGATGACGGTCTGCGGCAATCCGCGCGCCAAGGAAGGCAAGATCACGTTCGAGGGCGAGGACATCACCCACAAGGACACGCACCACATCATGCGCAATGGCATCGCCATTTCGCCGGAAGGGCGGCGCGTGTTCAAGGACCTGACGGTGGCCGAGAACCTGATGATGGGGGGCTTTTTCGCCAAGCGCGAGGAGATCCAGGTGGGCATCGAGCACGTCTACGGATTGTTTCCGCGCCTGAAGGAACGGGCCAGCCAGCGGGCGGGGCTGATGTCGGGCGGCGAGCAGCAGATGCTGGCGATCGGGCGGGCGTTGATGACGCGGCCGCGGTTGCTGCTGCTGGACGAGCCGACGCTGGGACTGGCGCCGCTGGTGATCGCGCAGATCTTCGACATCATCCGCGAGATCCGCGAGCAGGGCGTGACGGTGTTCCTGGTCGAGCAGAATGCCAACAAGGCGCTGCAGGTGGCGGATCGCGGGTATGTGCTGGAGAACGGGCGGGTCGTGCTCCAGGATACGGGGGCGAATTTGCTGGTCAATGATCAGGTGCGGAAGGCTTATCTGGGCGGGTGA
- the livG gene encoding high-affinity branched-chain amino acid ABC transporter ATP-binding protein LivG — protein MSEALLKVSGLTMRFGGLLAVDSVAFEVKSDEVFAIIGPNGAGKTTVFNCVGGFYAPTAGDILMDGKSITGLPSHKVARHGLVRTFQNVRLFKQLTVLENLLVAQHTQVESRLLPGLLKTKSYRQSETDALSRAAQWLDFMGLREYANREAGNLAYGHQRRLEIARCMITKPRLLMLDEPAAGLNPQEKRDLQSLIDQLRREFGVAVLLIEHDMSLIMGISDRILVMEHGKPITTGTPEQVRNDERVIKAYLGEE, from the coding sequence ATGAGCGAGGCATTGCTGAAAGTATCCGGACTGACCATGCGCTTCGGCGGCCTGCTGGCCGTCGATAGCGTGGCGTTCGAAGTCAAATCCGACGAGGTGTTCGCCATCATCGGCCCCAACGGCGCCGGCAAGACCACCGTGTTCAACTGCGTGGGCGGCTTCTACGCGCCGACCGCGGGCGACATCCTGATGGACGGCAAGTCCATCACGGGCCTGCCCAGCCACAAGGTGGCGCGCCACGGGCTGGTGCGCACGTTCCAGAACGTGCGGCTGTTCAAGCAGCTGACGGTGCTGGAGAACCTGCTGGTGGCGCAGCACACGCAGGTGGAATCGCGCCTGTTGCCGGGCCTGCTCAAGACCAAGTCCTATCGCCAGTCGGAAACCGACGCGCTGTCGCGCGCGGCGCAGTGGCTGGATTTCATGGGCTTGCGTGAGTATGCCAACCGCGAGGCCGGCAACCTGGCCTACGGCCACCAGCGCCGCCTGGAGATCGCGCGTTGCATGATCACCAAGCCGCGCCTCCTGATGCTGGACGAGCCGGCCGCCGGCCTGAACCCGCAGGAAAAGCGCGATCTGCAGTCGCTGATCGACCAGTTGCGCCGCGAGTTCGGCGTGGCGGTGCTGCTGATCGAGCACGACATGAGCCTGATCATGGGCATTTCCGACCGCATCCTGGTCATGGAGCACGGCAAGCCCATCACTACCGGCACCCCCGAGCAGGTGCGCAACGACGAGCGCGTCATCAAGGCGTACCTGGGGGAAGAATAA
- a CDS encoding high-affinity branched-chain amino acid ABC transporter permease LivM gives MSNNNLKNATMAAVLTAVIVTPVFGLQLIRQGARTSMESHWSLVALAAAVVFVFQLLRPWIAKPFQKLKTNLPTLPSAPAKNNKLMMFLILAVAVTWPFFAGRSSVDIATLVLIYVMLGLGLNIVVGFAGLLDLGFVGFYAVGAYTYALLYHWGGWSFWEALPFSGAMAALFGFVLGFPVLRLRGDYLAIVTLGFGEMIRLLLINLNTLTGGPDGISGIPKPTVFGLEMTRRASTEGGTTFHDFFGLTFQNQHMVIYLYMMALLLALVTLFVSTRLIRMPVGRAWEALREDEIACRSLGLNPTRIKLSAFTLGATFAGFGGAFFAARQGMVNPESFTFIESALILAIVVLGGMGSQVGVILAAILLTVLPEVAREFAEYRMLMFGLVMVLMMMWRPQGLLPMKRPHVELAK, from the coding sequence ATGTCGAACAACAATCTCAAAAACGCCACCATGGCGGCGGTGCTGACCGCCGTCATCGTCACCCCCGTCTTCGGCCTGCAACTGATCCGCCAGGGCGCCCGCACCTCGATGGAGTCGCACTGGTCGCTGGTGGCCCTGGCCGCCGCGGTCGTGTTCGTGTTCCAGCTGCTGCGGCCCTGGATCGCCAAGCCGTTCCAGAAGCTCAAGACCAATCTGCCGACCTTGCCCTCGGCCCCGGCCAAGAACAACAAGCTGATGATGTTCCTGATCCTGGCGGTGGCCGTGACCTGGCCGTTCTTCGCCGGACGCAGCTCGGTCGACATCGCCACGCTGGTGCTGATCTACGTGATGCTGGGCCTGGGCCTGAACATCGTGGTCGGTTTCGCCGGGCTGCTGGACCTGGGCTTCGTCGGTTTCTATGCCGTCGGCGCCTACACCTACGCCCTGCTGTACCACTGGGGCGGCTGGAGCTTCTGGGAAGCGCTGCCGTTCTCGGGCGCGATGGCCGCGCTGTTCGGCTTCGTCCTGGGCTTTCCGGTGCTGCGCCTGCGCGGCGACTACCTGGCCATCGTGACGCTGGGCTTCGGTGAAATGATCCGCCTGCTGCTGATCAACCTGAACACGCTCACGGGCGGTCCGGACGGCATCTCGGGCATTCCCAAGCCGACGGTGTTCGGCCTGGAGATGACGCGTCGCGCCAGCACGGAAGGGGGCACCACGTTCCACGACTTCTTCGGCCTGACGTTCCAGAACCAGCACATGGTGATCTATCTGTACATGATGGCGCTGCTGCTGGCGCTGGTGACGCTGTTCGTCTCGACGCGCCTGATCCGCATGCCGGTCGGCCGCGCCTGGGAGGCGTTGCGCGAGGACGAGATCGCCTGCCGTTCGCTGGGATTGAACCCGACCCGCATCAAGCTGTCCGCGTTCACGCTGGGCGCGACCTTCGCCGGTTTCGGCGGCGCGTTCTTCGCGGCGCGCCAGGGCATGGTCAACCCCGAATCCTTCACCTTCATCGAGTCGGCGCTGATCCTGGCGATCGTGGTGCTGGGCGGCATGGGTTCGCAGGTGGGCGTGATCCTCGCCGCCATCCTGCTGACGGTGCTGCCCGAGGTGGCGCGCGAGTTCGCCGAGTACCGGATGCTGATGTTCGGTCTGGTGATGGTATTGATGATGATGTGGCGTCCGCAGGGGTTGTTGCCCATGAAGCGTCCCCACGTGGAGCTGGCTAAATGA
- the livH gene encoding high-affinity branched-chain amino acid ABC transporter permease LivH, producing the protein MSDLIPQLTQQFFNGLSLGAIYALIAIGYTMVYGIIGMINFAHGEIYMIGAYVGLVTLTAIGTGSGLPVPFIIAAMLLVAIVVTGIYGFSVERVAYRPVRSSPRLVALISAIGMSIFLQNWVALGQGARDMAVPSLVSGAVQFHMGSDFDVTVPYSRIMIIVVTVVLMIGLTLFIKYSRMGRASRACSQDMHMANLLGIDTNRVISFTFVMGAILAAVGGVLIAITIGKLNPFIGFLAGIKAFTAAVLGGIGSIPGAMLGGVLLGLAETFAAAYISSQYKDIVAFSLLVLILLFRPTGLLGKPEVEKV; encoded by the coding sequence ATGTCTGACCTCATACCCCAACTTACCCAGCAATTCTTCAACGGATTGTCTCTGGGCGCGATCTACGCGTTGATTGCCATCGGCTACACAATGGTCTACGGCATCATCGGTATGATCAACTTCGCTCACGGCGAAATCTACATGATCGGCGCCTATGTCGGCCTGGTCACCCTCACGGCCATCGGCACGGGCAGCGGCCTGCCGGTGCCATTCATCATCGCGGCGATGCTGCTGGTGGCCATCGTCGTCACCGGCATCTACGGCTTCAGCGTCGAGCGGGTCGCGTACCGCCCGGTGCGCAGCAGCCCCCGCCTGGTGGCGCTGATCTCGGCCATCGGCATGTCGATCTTCCTGCAGAACTGGGTCGCCCTGGGCCAGGGCGCGCGCGACATGGCGGTGCCATCGCTGGTGTCCGGCGCGGTGCAGTTCCACATGGGATCCGACTTCGACGTGACGGTGCCGTATTCGCGCATCATGATCATCGTGGTGACCGTGGTGCTGATGATCGGCCTGACGCTGTTCATCAAGTACTCGCGCATGGGCCGCGCCTCGCGCGCCTGCTCGCAGGACATGCACATGGCCAACCTGCTGGGCATCGACACCAACCGCGTGATCTCGTTCACGTTCGTGATGGGCGCGATCCTGGCGGCGGTGGGCGGCGTGCTGATCGCCATCACCATCGGCAAGCTCAATCCCTTCATCGGCTTCCTGGCCGGCATCAAGGCCTTCACGGCGGCGGTGCTGGGCGGCATCGGCAGCATCCCCGGCGCCATGCTGGGCGGCGTGTTGCTGGGCCTGGCCGAAACGTTCGCGGCAGCCTATATCTCGTCGCAGTACAAGGACATCGTGGCATTCTCGCTGCTGGTCCTGATCCTGCTGTTCCGTCCCACCGGGCTGTTGGGCAAACCTGAGGTGGAAAAAGTCTGA
- a CDS encoding branched-chain amino acid ABC transporter substrate-binding protein: protein MKFLHRLTPVAMAFGALALAGSVHAADTIKIGIPQPMTGPNTQYGDQIQAGALTAIETINAKGGVKGKKLEPILIDDGCEPKQAVPAANRVVNSGAKFAVAHACSGVTVAAVNVYEQEGIVGITPGATSPLVTDTIKPHYFFRTIGRDDQQGPYAARYIANTLKPKKVAVLHDKQTYGSGVATQVKDTLTKEGVNVALFEGINVGDSDYSAIITKLKSAGVDLVYFGGYHPELGLLLRQSREQGLKVQFMGPEGTANQDLVAIAGPAIEGLLVTLPADFTKLPGNESIVKAFKDAKRDPDGAFQMPAYAAVQILADSITAVGEDPAKVADYMHKTTFNTGIGKVEYDAKGDLKNFEFAVYKWDKNGKKTQL from the coding sequence ATGAAGTTTCTGCATCGCCTTACCCCGGTAGCTATGGCATTCGGGGCGCTTGCCCTGGCAGGTTCCGTGCACGCCGCCGATACGATCAAGATCGGCATCCCGCAGCCCATGACGGGCCCCAACACCCAGTACGGCGACCAGATCCAGGCTGGCGCGCTGACTGCCATCGAGACCATCAACGCCAAGGGCGGCGTGAAGGGCAAGAAGCTCGAACCGATCCTCATCGACGACGGTTGCGAACCGAAGCAGGCCGTCCCGGCCGCCAACCGCGTGGTCAACTCCGGCGCCAAGTTCGCCGTGGCCCATGCGTGCTCGGGCGTGACCGTGGCCGCCGTGAACGTCTACGAACAGGAAGGCATCGTCGGCATCACCCCGGGCGCGACGTCGCCGCTGGTCACCGACACGATCAAGCCGCATTACTTCTTCCGCACCATCGGCCGCGACGACCAGCAAGGTCCGTACGCCGCCCGCTACATCGCCAACACCCTCAAGCCCAAGAAGGTCGCCGTGCTGCACGACAAGCAGACCTACGGCTCGGGCGTGGCCACCCAGGTCAAGGACACCCTGACCAAGGAAGGCGTGAACGTGGCGCTGTTCGAAGGCATCAACGTCGGCGACAGCGACTACTCGGCCATCATCACCAAGCTCAAGTCGGCCGGCGTCGACCTGGTCTACTTCGGCGGCTACCACCCCGAGCTCGGCCTGTTGCTGCGCCAGTCGCGTGAACAGGGCCTGAAGGTCCAGTTCATGGGTCCGGAAGGCACCGCCAACCAGGATCTGGTGGCGATCGCCGGCCCGGCCATCGAGGGCCTGCTGGTCACGCTGCCCGCCGACTTCACCAAGCTGCCGGGCAACGAAAGCATCGTCAAGGCCTTCAAGGACGCCAAGCGCGATCCGGACGGCGCCTTCCAGATGCCGGCCTACGCCGCGGTGCAGATCCTGGCCGACAGCATCACCGCCGTGGGCGAGGATCCCGCCAAGGTCGCCGACTACATGCACAAGACTACGTTCAACACCGGCATCGGCAAGGTCGAGTACGACGCCAAGGGCGATCTGAAGAACTTCGAGTTCGCCGTTTACAAATGGGACAAGAACGGCAAGAAGACCCAGCTGTAA